From a single Brassica oleracea var. oleracea cultivar TO1000 chromosome C5, BOL, whole genome shotgun sequence genomic region:
- the LOC106294618 gene encoding universal stress protein YxiE gives MDMSGRSLTCVVVAVDGSQVSMEALRWALDNLKLSSSSSESSFVVLHVQPSPSVAAGVSPGTIPFGGPSGLEVPAFTAAIEQHHKRITDTIMDHARLIFADRSVNVKTQVVVGDPKYKICETVENLHADLLVIGSRAHGRIKRMFLGSVSNYCSNHVHCPVVIIKPKGDSSE, from the exons ATGGATATGTCGGGAAGAAGCTTGACTTGCGTTGTCGTGGCGGTAGATGGAAGCCAGGTGAGCATGGAAGCTCTGAGGTGGGCACTGGACAACCTCAAGCTCTCATCGTCTTCTTCCGAGTCATCATTTGTTGTCCTACATGTCCAGCCTTCGCCTTCTGTTGCTGCAGGCGTTAGCCCCGGCACTATACCTTTCGGTGGTCCCA GTGGTCTAGAGGTTCCTGCTTTCACCGCTGCCATCGAACAACATCACAAACGGATCACAGATACTATCATGGATCACGCTCGTCTGATTTTTGCAGATAGATCG GTGAATGTGAAAACGCAAGTGGTGGTTGGTGATCCTAAGTATAAGATTTGCGAGACTGTTGAGAATTTGCACGCTGATCTGCTTGTCATTGGTTCTCGGGCTCATGGCCGCATTAAGAG GATGTTTTTGGGAAGTGTAAGCAACTACTGCAGCAACCATGTGCACTGCCCTGTTGTTATAATTAAACCCAAGGGGGATTCTTCTGAATAA